In Gossypium arboreum isolate Shixiya-1 chromosome 5, ASM2569848v2, whole genome shotgun sequence, a single genomic region encodes these proteins:
- the LOC108451930 gene encoding putative disease resistance RPP13-like protein 1 has translation MDSSFHNSTMSVIGEAALSGFLELLWGRLLDSALNFVADHKQVQQQLKQWQSILPDIQAVLNDAEEKQIRNKGVRNWLEDLQDLAYDMDDILDEFAYEELRLALLKTQAQACISKVRKLVPTCCTSSNFSPTSFLFNNSMIPKMKEITARLDSLTTRRSSLGLSEILSQGATSKGKKPRLQPTSVVDEAVEYVGRDNEKRKMLDLLKSNNSNGVFVLSIVGMGGMGKTTLAQLVYNDASIKESFDHKAWVCVSDEFDAVNITKTILQSITSEPCTYNDLNLLQVKLKEKLSGKKFLLVLDDIWNESYEDWTILRSPFGAGTKIIVTTRIQNVSSNVDPVKAFHLDKLSHDDCLSIFTQHALKARNFNGHLQFKKVGENIVRRCNGLPLAAKAIGSLLRTVKDLGEWEKIYESEIWDLPEDQCGIIPALRLSYHHLPPHLKRCFAYCSIFPKDYEFQKEEIILLWRAEGFLQLNAKGQLKDPGNQYFQDLVSRSFFQISSKDKSRFIMHHLINDLAQSVAGEICCKLEDDKQQMFSNRTRHSSFIVSRYEMAKKFEAFDKADSLRTLLALMSPSFPGFFLTNVVLVDLLPRLGYLRLLSLSGYKIIELPDVFENLKHLRYLNFSYTEIKCLPDSLCTLYYLETLILRGCGCLQQLPSKMENLVNLHYLDIRGAKLIERMPFGIGKLTNLQRLSNFVIGKGNGHYIGELKNLPNLKGDFCISRLENVNGQHAGEVKLNEKLGIDRLVLQWSSNFEKDARNKEVEERVLDSLRPQKKLEQLNIDNYGGAKFSSWIADSSFKNMLSLELCNCKSCKSLPSIGLLPLLKDLSIIGFDEVQMVGAEFFGENQLKPFVSLENLHFQRLPNWKEWDPCEGEEQVSKFPNLRELSIRECPQLLEKLPTRLPSLLKLQIYECPRLTVSISSFLSLCELSVRGCEELLDECSFSAKEVISLKTVSLSDISKFNISTKMKMLRFASSEHFHIPGWKELESLSQNGLGLVGHHFITIKDCPQLVSLETDEEGLKLDKIPSVESLTIWNCKRLNRLPKFLDALSFLTVVSIYGCPGLISFAENNFPPALNKLEIWECENLQILVDEKENNKSMSSNICLLEHLDIRYCESLICLSSRGDICNRLQHLQVYNCSSLSNLFLNTKLPIMLKQLEIWNCPMLECIAQDFHETSDLECIKISGAQNIKSLPRGLDKLSHLQEIQIVNCSNMVVSFKESELPTTNLRVFSIEGCENFGTLPVCINNFTSLRELMVWNCSADISFPDEGFPTGLTSLAISNAPKIYSSLVEWGLTRLTSLQQLTIGGEGCSNVVSFPEEGIGMMLPPSLTFICIENFKNLEFMYSKGFQHINSLQILSIHNCPKLTSLPEKDVLLSLERLHIYECLLLEKVSTRDKGREWSKIAHIPYVNFKIKKSRLDYQLER, from the exons ATGGACT CTTCTTTTCATAATTCCACCATGTCTGTAATTGGAGAGGCTGCTCTTTCTGGGTTTTTGGAGCTGTTGTGGGGCAGGTTGCTTGATTCTGCACTCAACTTTGTTGCTGATCACAAGCAAGTCCAACAGCAGCTCAAGCAATGGCAATCCATATTACCTGATATCCAAGCAGTGTTGAACGATGCAGAGGAGAAGCAGATCAGGAACAAGGGTGTAAGGAATTGGTTGGAAGATCTCCAAGACTTGGCTTATGATATGGATGACATCTTGGACGAGTTCGCTTATGAAGAGTTACGTCTTGCACTCCTTAAAACTCAAGCTCAAGCCTGCATTAGTAAGGTACGGAAACTCGTTCCTACCTGCTGTACTAGTAGTAATTTCTCTCCAACTTCCTTTTTGTTTAACAATTCCATGATTCCCAAGATGAAAGAGATAACTGCTAGACTGGATAGTTTGACTACACGAAGAAGTAGTTTGGGGTTAAGTGAGATCTTGTCTCAAGGTGCTACCTCCAAGGGAAAGAAACCTAGGTTGCAACCAACTTCTGTAGTGGATGAAGCTGTGGAGTATGTTGGTAGGGACAATGAGAAGCGAAAAATGCTTGATTTGCTCAAAAGTAATAACTCCAATGGAGTTTTTGTCCTTTCCATTGTTGGCATgggagggatgggcaaaacaactCTTGCTCAGCTTGTTTATAATGATGCCAGCATAAAGGAGTCTTTTGATCACAAGGCTTGGGTATGTGTTTCTGATGAATTTGATGCAGTTAATATAACTAAGACAATTTTACAGTCCATCACTTCTGAGCCATGCACTTACAATGACCTGAATTTACTTCAAGTCAAGTTGAAGGAGAAGTTGTCAGGAAAAAAGTTCTTGCTTGTTTTAGATGACATTTGGAACGAGAGTTACGAAGATTGGACCATCTTACGATCTCCGTTTGGAGCAGGGACCAAGATTATTGTAACAACTCGCATTCAAAATGTTTCATCTAATGTGGATCCAGTGAAAGCTTTTCACTTGGATAAATTATCACATGATGATTGTTTGTCCATATTTACTCAGCATGCATTAAAAGCACGAAATTTCAATGGGCATCTTCAATTTAAAAAAGTTGGAGAGAACATAGTGAGAAGGTGCAACGGCTTACCTTTGGCAGCAAAAGCCATTGGAAGCCTACTACGCACTGTTAAAGATCTTGGTGAATGGGAAAAAATATATGAGAGCGAGATATGGGACTTACCAGAAGATCAATGTGGCATAATTCCAGCATTGCGGTTAAGCTACCATCATCTTCCTCCGCATTTGAAACGGTGCTTTGCATATTGCTCCATATTTCCAAAAGATTATGAATTTCAGAAAGAAGAAATAATCTTGTTATGGAGAGCTGAAGGTTTCTTGCAACTAAATGCAAAAGGTCAACTTAAAGATCCTGGAAACCAATATTTTCAAGATCTAGTGTCAAGGTCATTTTTTCAGATATCTAGTAAAGATAAATCCCGATTCATAATGCATCACCTTATAAATGACTTAGCCCAATCAGTTGCAGGGGAAATATGCTGCAAATTGGAGGATGATAAGCAACAAATGTTCTCAAATCGCACTCGACATTCTTCTTTTATTGTCAGCAGGTATGAGATGGCGAAGAAGTTTGAAGCATTTGATAAAGCAGATTCTTTACGTACTCTTTTAGCCTTAATGTCTCCAAGTTTTCCAGGATTCTTTTTAACTAATGTTGTCCTGGTTGATTTGTTACCAAGACTTGGCTACCTTAGGTTGCTTTCTTTGAGTGGGTATAAGATCATTGAGTTGCCTgatgtttttgaaaatttaaaacatcTCCGCTACTTAAATTTTTCTTACACTGAGATCAAATGTTTACCTGATTCTTTGTGTACTCTTTACTATTTGGAAACTTTAATATTAAGAGGATGTGGCTGCCTCCAACAGTTGCCTTCGAAGATGGAAAATCTTGTTAACTTGCATTATCTTGATATAAGAGGTGCAAAATTAATTGAAAGGATGCCTTTTGGAATTGGTAAGCTAACCAATCTTCAAAGGTTATCTAATTTTGTTATAGGGAAAGGTAATGGACACTACATTGGAGAATTGAAAAATTTGCCAAACCTCAAAGGTGATTTTTGCATTTCTAGGTTGGAGAATGTTAATGGTCAACATGCAGGGGAAGTTAAGTTAAATGAGAAACTGGGAATTGATAGATTGGTACTACAATGGAGTAGTAACTTTGAGAAAGATGCAAGAAATAAAGAAGTTGAAGAACGAGTCTTAGATTCTCTTCGTCCTCAGAAAAAGCTTGAACAACTCAACATTGACAATTATGGTGGTGCAAAATTCTCTTCTTGGATAGCAGATTCTTCTTTTAAGAATATGTTGTCATTGGAGCTTTGCAACTGTAAAAGTTGCAAATCACTACCATCAATTGGATTGTTGCCGTTATTAAAAGATTTGTCTATTATTGGCTTCGATGAGGTACAAATGGTTGGTGCTGAGTTCTTTGGAGAAAATCAACTGAAACCATTTGTATCATTAGAGAATCTGCATTTTCAAAGACTGCCAAACTGGAAAGAGTGGGACCCGTGTGAAGGTGAAGAGCAAGTTTCGAAATTTCCCAACCTTCGTGAGCTTTCAATAAGAGAATGTCCTCAATTGTTGGAAAAGTTACCAACTCGTCTTCCATCCTTGCTAAAACTTCAAATCTATGAGTGCCCAAGATTGACAGTTTCAATTTCAAGTTTCCTATCACTGTGCGAGTTAAGCGTCAGAGGGTGTGAAGAATTGTTGGATGAATGCTCTTTTTCTGCAAAGGAGGTTATCTCTTTGAAAACTGTGTCTCTCTCagacatttcaaagttcaacattTCAACAAAGATGAAAATGTTGAGGTTTGCAAGCTCAGAACATTTTCACATCCCTGGTTGGAAGGAGTTGGAATCTTTATCACAAAATGGGTTAGGGTTGGTTGGGCATCATTTCATTACAATTAAGGATTGTCCCCAGTTGGTCTCTTTGGAAACAGATGAGGAAGGATTGAAACTTGACAAAATTCCGAGTGTTGAGTCTCTGACAATATGGAATTGTAAAAGGCTCAATAGGCTACCAAAATTCTTAGATGCACTCTCATTCCTTACAGTAGTAAGTATTTATGGGTGTCCAGGCTTGATTTCTTTTGCAGAGAACAATTTTCCCCCTGCTTTAAATAAGTTGGAGATTTGGGAGTGCGAGAATTTGCAAATTTTAgttgatgaaaaagaaaataataagagTATGAGTAGTAACATTTGTCTTCTTGAGCACTTGGACATCAGATACTGCGAGTCTCTAATATGTTTGTCATCAAGGGGTGATATATGCAATCGGCTTCAACATCTCCAAGTTTACAATTGCTCAAGCCTGAGTAACTTATTTTTAAACACTAAGTTACCCATCATGCTTAAACAGCTAGAAATTTGGAATTGTCCAATGCTGGAATGCATAGCCCAAGACTTCCATGAGACCAGTGATCTCGAATGTATTAAAATTTCAGGTGCTCAAAATATTAAATCTTTACCAAGAGGATTAGACAAGCTCAGCCATCTCCAGGAGATTCAAATAGTGAATTGTTCAAATATGGTGGTTTCTTTCAAGGAAAGCGAGTTGCCTACCACAAATCTCAGAGTTTTCTCAATTGAAGGTTGTGAAAATTTTGGAACCCTTCCCGTGTGCATCAACAACTTCACCTCTCTTCGAGAATTAATGGTGTGGAACTGTTCGGCTGACATATCCTTCCCAGATGAAGGTTTCCCTACCGGCCTCACGTCACTTGCAATCTCAAATGCACCCAAAATTTATAGCTCACTTGTTGAATGGGGGTTAACTCGACTCACCTCTCTTCAGCAACTCACCATCGGCGGTGAAGGATGCTCGAATGTGGTGTCGTTTCCCGAAGAAGGAATTGGAATGATGCTGCCTCCTTCTCTCACCTTTATCTGCATTGAAAATTTCAAGAATCTGGAATTCATGTACTCCAAGGGCTTTCAACATATTAACTCTCTTCAAATATTGAGCATCCATAATTGTCCTAAGCTCACATCTCTTCCAGAAAAAGACGTGCTTCTGTCACTTGAGCGGCTACACATTTACGAGTGTCTGTTGCTAGAGAAAGTGAGTACAAGAGATAAAGGACGAGAATGGTCCAAGATCGCCCACATACCTTATGTCAATTTCAAAATAAAGAAGTCAAGGCTAGATTATCAGTTGGAAAGATAG
- the LOC108452333 gene encoding uncharacterized protein LOC108452333, with translation MPFTHSIFNGIPQPSRLSVNKNCTRFITKASKRKENGGPTSRNQQLPKFQLKVSNTVIARSVVVLFGLGFIDAGYSGDWSRIGVISKDVEDLLKIAAFLGCQVSSGWRPSEILSHCQVYAIGVSKS, from the exons ATGCCGTTCACACACTCTATCTTCAATGGCATTCCTCAGCCATCCCGTCTTTCTGTGAACAAAAACTGCACAAGATTCATTACCAAAGCGAGCAAAAGGAAGGAGAATGGTGGTCCAACTTCAAGAAACCAGCAGCTTCCCAAGTTCCAACTCAAGGTTTCCAACACAGTTATCGCAAGGTCTGTGGTTGTTTTATTCGGACTTGGATTCATTGATGCTGG GTATAGTGGGGATTGGTCAAGGATTGGAGTGATCTCAAAGGATGTTGAGGACTTGCTAAAGATTGCTGCCTTCTTG ggttgccaggttagctcgggttggaggccgtcagagatattatcacattgtcaagtctacgctatcggcgtaagtaaatcttag
- the LOC108450603 gene encoding cold-responsive protein kinase 1 yields the protein MTCFSFLFSRKKTFSAEQTIEIDEEVSGIQNTKLFPYKELKMATGNFHHSNKIGEGGFGVVYKGTFRDGTMGAIKVLAADSKQGVREFLTEINVIAEIEHENLVELCGCCVEGNHRILVYGYLENNSLAQTLLGGGHSSMQFSWEARRNICIGVAKGLAFLHEEVQPHIIHRDIKASNILLDKNLNPKISDFGLAKLFPDNMTHISTRVAGTTGYLAPEYAIRGQLTRKADIYSFGVLLLEIVSGRCNTNRRLPLSEQYLLERAWNKYESRELVELIDTSISGEYDEEEAQKFLKIGLLCTQDIPKFRPSMSQVVKMLMGEEAVNDENISRPGLLSEFTELRGQKDKSGLISEGTGKGGNSSSSSENVTTSYATMTFNSIFDRSN from the exons ATGACTtgtttctcatttttattttCGAGAAAGAAAACTTTCTCAGCTGAACAAACAATCGAAATAGATGAAG AGGTTTCGGGTATTCAGAACACTAAACTGTTTCCTTACAAGGAGCTGAAAATGGCAACCGGAAATTTTCATCATTCCAATAAAATTGGTGAGGGAGGTTTCGGTGTTGTCTATAAG GGAACTTTCAGAGATGGTACCATGGGTGCTATAAAGGTGCTGGCAGCGGACTCAAAGCAAGGGGTACGAGAGTTCTTGACGGAAATAAATGTGATTGCGGAAATAGAGCATGAAAACCTGGTTGAGTTGTGCGGTTGTTGTGTGGAAGGAAACCATAGGATTTTGGTCTATGGCTATCTCGAGAATAACAGCCTTGCGCAAACACTTCTCG GTGGAGGGCATAGCAGTATGCAATTCAGCTGGGAAGCAAGGCGTAACATTTGCATCGGTGTTGCAAAGGGGCTTGCATTCCTTCACGAGGAAGTTCAACCACATATTATTCACAGAGACATAAAAGCAAGCAATATTCTCCTCGATAAAAATCTCAATCCTAAAATTTCAGATTTTGGCCTGGCAAAGCTTTTCCCTGACAACATGACCCACATAAGTACACGTGTTGCTGGAACAAC AGGTTATCTAGCACCGGAGTATGCTATAAGAGGCCAGTTGACGAGGAAAGCGGATATTTATAGTTTTGGCGTTTTGCTGTTGGAAATTGTTAGCGGTAGATGTAACACAAACAGAAGATTGCCTTTGTCAGAGCAATACCTTCTTGAGAGG GCATGGAACAAGTATGAGTCCAGAGAACTAGTGGAACTAATTGATACATCAATAAGCGGCGAGTATGATGAAGAAGAAGCTCAGAAATTTCTAAAGATTGGTTTACTTTGCACCCAAGACATTCCGAAATTCCGACCATCCATGTCTCAAGTGGTGAAGATGCTAATGGGAGAAGAAGCTGTGAATGACGAGAATATATCGAGACCTGGCCTTCTTTCGGAATTCACAGAACTCAGAGGCCAAAAAGATAAGTCCGGCTTGATATCTGAAGGCACAGGCAAAGGGGGGAATTCATCTTCGTCATCAGAAAATGTCACAACATCGTATGCTACAAtgacattcaattcaatattcgACCGAAGCAATTAG
- the LOC108451577 gene encoding multiple organellar RNA editing factor 8, chloroplastic/mitochondrial-like has protein sequence MATQSLSRYLLSKPKSLTSFLFPSCRPFSSFSPAAAASPVKTLITSSPSPSLSFLRRLRAPLCYSLLLRDSLSPTIKSFSTRAARSSLNDPNPNYSNRPPKETILLDGCDFEHWLVVVEPPKEDATRDEIIDSYIKTLAQVVGSEEEARMKIYSVSTRHYYAFGALVSEELSYKIKELPGVRWVLPDSYLDVKNKDYGGEPFINGQAVPYDPKYHEEWVRNNARANERNRRNDRPRNYDRSRNYERRRENMQPPPNQGMQNAAPNTAGNPPPNNMGGMPYNNRGGMPANNMGGGMPPPNNMGGMPPRNNMGGGMPPPNNMGGMPPRNNMGGGMPPSNNMGGMPPPNNMGGMPPPNNMGGMPPGPPNQGWSGNMGGNAQNFQNPYQGNTQNVQYPNNYPPNMGGHGGNYQS, from the exons ATGGCGACCCAATCCCTCTCTCGCTATCTCCTCTCCAAACCCAAATCCCTAACCTCCTTCCTCTTCCCTTCATGCCGCCCTTTCTCTTCCTTTTCCCCTGCCGCCGCCGCTTCCCCCGTCAAAACCCTAATAACCTCATCGCCATCCCCTTCCCTCTCTTTCCTCCGTCGTCTCCGTGCCCCACTTTGCTACTCGCTACTCCTGCGCGACTCACTTTCCCCCACTATCAAATCGTTCTCCACTCGAGCAGCCAGGTCCTCCCTCAATGACCCGAATCCTAACTACTCGAATCGGCCCCCGAAGGAGACAATATTGCTCGACGGCTGTGATTTTGAGCATTGGCTCGTTGTGGTGGAGCCCCCTAAAGAGGATGCTACTAGGGATGAAATTATTGATAGTTATATCAAAACCCTAGCTCAAGTAGTGGGCAG TGAAGAGGAAGCTAGAATGAAAATTTATTCAGTTTCTACTCGGCATTATTATGCCTTTGGAGCCCTTGTTTCTGAAGAGCTTTCGTACAAGATCAAGG AACTTCCTGGAGTTCGTTGGGTTCTTCCAGATTCTTACTTGGACGTGAAGAATAAAGATTATGGAG GTGAACCTTTCATTAATGGGCAAGCTGTGCCTTATGATCCCAAGTACCATGAGGAATGGGTGAGGAACAATGCACGAGCAAACGAAAGAAATAGACGTAATGACAGGCCTCGTAATTATGATAGATCAAGAAACTATGAGAGAAGAAGGGAAAACATGCAGCCTCCTCCAAACCAGGGTATGCAGAATGCTGCTCCTAATACAGCTGGAAATCCACCTCCTAACAACATGGGAGGAATGCCTTACAACAATAGGGGAGGTATGCCAGCCAACAATATGGGGGGAGGAATGCCTCCTCCTAACAATATGGGAGGAATGCCGCCGCGGAACAACATGGGAGGAGGAATGCCGCCTCCTAACAATATGGGAGGAATGCCACCGCGGAACAACATGGGAGGAGGAATGCCGCCTTCTAACAATATGGGAGGAATGCCGCCTCCTAACAACATGGGAGGAATGCCGCCTCCTAACAACATGGGTGGGATGCCACCAGGTCCACCGAATCAAGGATGGTCTGGTAACATGGGTGGAAATGCTCAGAATTTCCAAAATCCTTACCAAGGTAATACACAGAACGTGCAATATCCGAATAACTATCCACCAAATATGGGCGGGCATGGTGGGAATTACCAGTCTTAG
- the LOC108465857 gene encoding uncharacterized protein LOC108465857: MKIDADEESKVKFSDFTGLDGKHVTVGKYCFPLSLHPTLKLIIKVHGDVAATSKMNPSIAERIYIMFCASIKEMHDLRLEQITECRILKWRDAIKDALRMNFKVDFAMEHLKKIACAYIGLMEHQRQEEVALRISKLEAELSASKKEHSKICERSKVYMDTEKEFIGKPVSLGMLKAENRRFEEQNTRIQRMKHLNYLQQSIIQYKHENSQIMTAIQVTTQRYLDIEAENIVLRAELSELNARLQSLNDIESISLMKESNDGTDGGTQS; this comes from the exons ATGAAGATCGATGCTGATGAGGAGAGCAAAGTGAAGTTCTCAGACTTCACTGGCTTAGATGGGAAGCACGTCACAGTAGGCAAATATTGTTTCCCACTGTCCCTACATCCGACTTTAAAGCTCATCATTAAGGTACACGGTGATGTTGCTGCAACAAGTAAGATGAACCCGAGTATTGCCGAGAGGATCTACATAATGTTCTGCGCTTCAATCAAAGAGATGCATGATCTACGACTTGAGCAAATCACCGAGTGTAGGATATTGAAGTGGAGAGATGCCATAAAGGATGCTTTACGTATGAATTTCAAGGTGGATTTCGCCATGGAACATTTGAAGAAAATTGCTTGCGCTTATATCGGTTTAATGGAACATCAAAGGCAGGAGGAGGTGGCTTTAAGGATCTCCAAGTTAGAGGCTGAGTTGAGTGCTAGCAAAAAGGAGCACTCTAAGATATGTGAACGGTCCAAGGTGTACATGGATACTGAAAAAGAGTTCATTGGCAAGCCTGTTAGCTTGG GAATGTTGAAAGCTGAGAACAGGCGCTTTGAAGAACAGAACACGCGAATACAGAGAATGAAGCACCTCAATTATCTTCAACAGTCAATCATCCAGTATAAACATGAAAATTCCCAG ATAATGACAGCGATACAAGTAACCACCCAGCGTTACTTGGACATTGAGGCCGAAAACATTGTGCTGAGAGCTGAACTATCGGAACTTAATGCGAGATTGCAGAGTTTGAATGACATTGAGAGCATCAGTTTGATGAAAGAAAGCAATGATGGTACGGATGGCGGGACACAATCATAA
- the LOC108452181 gene encoding uncharacterized protein LOC108452181 isoform X2, whose protein sequence is MQKKQESMIGNVKCLGSHPTNSDFVLSGSRDGSFAIWDLRCKSISKSRCDEVCHPSTSMVKGAHLSSQARRGRRGKAAVAGVPFVDVLTTAYNFRVGETSP, encoded by the coding sequence ATGCAGAAAAAGCAAGAATCGATGATTGGAAATGTTAAATGTTTGGGTTCGCATCCAACCAATTCTGATTTTGTTCTCTCTGGGTCGAGAGATGGGTCCTTTGCCATTTGGGACCTAAGATGCAAGAGTATCTCGAAAAGTAGATGTGATGAAGTCTGCCATCCATCAACTTCCATGGTAAAAGGAGCTCATCTTTCCTCTCAAGCAAGGCGGGGGAGGCGTGGCAAGGCTGCTGTCGCTGGAGTGCCTTTTGTAGATGTCCTGACTACAGCTTACAACTTCAGAGTGGGAG
- the LOC108452181 gene encoding uncharacterized protein LOC108452181 isoform X1 yields MQKKQESMIGNVKCLGSHPTNSDFVLSGSRDGSFAIWDLRCKSISKSRCDEVCHPSTSMVKGAHLSSQARRGRRGKAAVAGVPFVDVLTTAYNFRVGGYYNERSNTRVPTKHDKPVDPNADRRD; encoded by the exons ATGCAGAAAAAGCAAGAATCGATGATTGGAAATGTTAAATGTTTGGGTTCGCATCCAACCAATTCTGATTTTGTTCTCTCTGGGTCGAGAGATGGGTCCTTTGCCATTTGGGACCTAAGATGCAAGAGTATCTCGAAAAGTAGATGTGATGAAGTCTGCCATCCATCAACTTCCATGGTAAAAGGAGCTCATCTTTCCTCTCAAGCAAGGCGGGGGAGGCGTGGCAAGGCTGCTGTCGCTGGAGTGCCTTTTGTAGATGTCCTGACTACAGCTTACAACTTCAGAGTGGGAG ggtattacaatgAAAGATCAAATACAAGAGTCCCAACGAAACATGATAAGCCAGTTGACCCAAATGCTGATCGGAGAGACTAA